The following coding sequences lie in one Rutidosis leptorrhynchoides isolate AG116_Rl617_1_P2 chromosome 4, CSIRO_AGI_Rlap_v1, whole genome shotgun sequence genomic window:
- the LOC139843976 gene encoding uncharacterized protein: MVSVKDIVSNKIVVGLVLGQILSLLITSTGFSSSELARRGINAPTSQSLANYVMLAIVYGGILIYRKSGLKARWYYYLLLGLVDVEANYLVVKAYQYTSITSIMLLDCWSIPSVILLTWLFLKTKYRFKKIAGVAICIAGLVLVIFSDVHAADRSQSGSSPIKGDFLVVAGATLYAVSNVSEEFFVKTADRIELMAMLGLFGAIISGIQISIFEREELKSIHWSSGALLPYTGFAAAMFLFYSGVPVLLKMSGSTMLNLSLLTSDMWSVLIRIFAYHEKVDWMYFVAFAAVAVGLVVYSGFDKENPADVAETGQSRYLDEESGVASSSNKHESATNETGVKKI, translated from the exons ATGGTTAGTGTGAAGGATATTGTATCAAATAAGATAGTGGTAGGTTTAGTATTGGGACAAATTCTATCTCTTCTGATTACATCAACTGGTTTTTCATCATCTGAGCTTGCTAGAAGAG GGATCAATGCACCTACTTCCCAGTCTTTAGCAAATTATGTGATGTTGGCAATTGTTTATGGAGGAATACTAATTTACAGGAAAAGTGGGCTCAAG GCAAGATGGTATTATTATTTACTTCTTGGACTTGTAGACGTAGAGGCTAATTATCTCG TGGTGAAGGCGTATCAGTACACATCAATAACGAGTATAATGCTGCTCGATTGTTGGTCAATTCCATCGGTCATATTACTAACTTGGCTCTTCCTAAAGACAAAATATCGGTTCAAAAAGATAGCCGGAGTTGCTATATGTATTGCTGGCCTTGTGCTCGTTATTTTCTCAGATGTTCATGCTGCAGATCGTTCAC AAAGTGGGAGCAGCCCAATTAAAGGAGACTTTTTGGTGGTTGCGGGGGCTACACTTTATGCTGTCAGCAACGTTAGTGAG GAGTTTTTTGTGAAAACAGCTGATAGGATTGAACTGATGGCCATGTTAGGGCTGTTTGGTGCAATTATCAGTGGTATACAAAT AAGCATATTTGAACGAGAGGAACTCAAGTCTATCCATTGGTCGTCAGGAGCT TTGCTACCATATACCGGATTTGCAGCCGCAATGTTTCTGTTCTACTCAGGTGTCCCTGTTTTGTTAAAG ATGAGCGGATCTACGATGCTAAATTTGTCTTTGCTGACATCTGACATGTGGTCGGTTTTGATACGTATATTTGCGTACCATGAAAAG GTCGATTGGATGTATTTCGTAGCCTTTGCTGCTGTTGCTGTTGGGCTCGTTGTTTATTCTGG TTTCGACAAAGAAAACCCTGCAGACGTTGCAGAAACGGGACAAAGCAGATACTTAGATGAAGAAAGCGGCGTTGCTAGTAGCAGTAACAAGCATGAATCTGCTACAAATGAGACTGGAGTAAAAAAGATTTGA